In Deferribacter desulfuricans SSM1, the following are encoded in one genomic region:
- a CDS encoding chemotaxis protein CheW — MLDDKVLAKDNFDDEIVDEEIIQLVGFKLGDEEYAIDILKVQEIIRMVEITAVPRVDHFVLGVMNLRGKVIPVVDLRLRFNLDKSDFDKNTRIIVVNFEKESIGFVVDEVTEVMRITKSIVEPTPPLVGSVGQEYILGICKYNERLIILLDIDRVIFGESKEDSELKKRFFNNNEDSGSSVDIEESTQNENNTSTHKGEEAKEEQIAIAKEEEVKPETNIEKEVMVVDEDTKSESTSDLDDIDALIAAELEKREKETEELIKKKKKRVEESVDEVLNDALEQSEKIYQSESEHVSQDDLDALIAAELEKREKETEELIKRKKSKKKIVESDESVEFQSENTTVDNEEENINNDNLVIERDSVEEIKQLAEKIIKGEISDLDIDIKGEVGELLKLLLETKNKIDDLEPTINDSSVKIPTVKESLDDVTEKAETAALNLMNNTEKMVGVYKEMEDLVNELEGAANSNDETQLLEILDKFDEKVSMLDSMGFEMLNSLEFQDLTEQKIRKIISYTEEIGAKFGAILGYIKVKQMHGEKLEVSQEDVDKLLSDFGLN; from the coding sequence ATGTTGGATGATAAGGTATTAGCAAAAGATAATTTTGATGATGAAATTGTTGATGAGGAAATAATACAGCTTGTTGGCTTTAAATTGGGTGATGAAGAGTATGCCATTGATATTTTGAAGGTGCAGGAAATCATTAGAATGGTAGAGATTACAGCAGTTCCAAGAGTTGATCATTTTGTTTTAGGAGTTATGAATTTAAGAGGTAAAGTTATTCCCGTTGTTGATTTAAGATTAAGATTTAATCTGGATAAAAGTGATTTTGATAAAAATACCAGAATCATAGTTGTAAATTTTGAAAAAGAGAGTATTGGTTTTGTTGTTGATGAAGTTACAGAAGTAATGAGGATTACAAAAAGTATTGTAGAGCCCACTCCACCTCTTGTTGGATCAGTTGGCCAAGAATATATTTTGGGGATATGTAAATATAACGAAAGATTAATTATTTTGTTAGATATAGATAGAGTGATTTTTGGGGAGAGCAAAGAGGATAGTGAGTTAAAAAAACGCTTTTTCAATAATAACGAGGATAGTGGCTCTTCAGTGGATATTGAGGAATCTACTCAAAATGAGAATAATACATCAACTCATAAGGGTGAGGAAGCTAAGGAAGAGCAGATAGCTATTGCTAAAGAGGAAGAAGTAAAACCTGAAACTAATATTGAAAAAGAAGTTATGGTTGTTGATGAGGATACTAAAAGTGAAAGTACTTCTGATTTAGATGATATAGATGCATTAATTGCGGCAGAGTTAGAAAAAAGGGAAAAAGAAACTGAAGAGTTGATTAAAAAGAAGAAAAAGAGGGTAGAGGAATCTGTAGATGAGGTGTTGAATGATGCATTGGAGCAAAGTGAAAAGATATATCAAAGCGAATCTGAGCATGTAAGTCAGGATGATTTAGATGCTTTAATTGCAGCAGAATTGGAAAAGAGGGAAAAAGAGACAGAAGAGCTTATAAAGAGAAAAAAAAGTAAAAAAAAAATAGTTGAATCAGATGAGAGTGTAGAATTTCAATCCGAAAATACAACTGTTGATAATGAAGAAGAAAATATAAATAATGATAATTTAGTTATAGAAAGAGATTCTGTAGAAGAGATTAAGCAGTTAGCTGAGAAGATAATAAAAGGTGAGATCTCTGATTTAGATATAGATATCAAAGGCGAGGTTGGTGAGCTTTTAAAACTTTTATTAGAAACTAAAAATAAAATCGATGATTTAGAGCCCACAATAAATGATTCTTCAGTAAAAATACCCACAGTTAAAGAGTCATTGGATGATGTCACTGAAAAAGCTGAAACAGCAGCGTTAAATCTTATGAATAATACCGAAAAAATGGTGGGAGTTTATAAAGAGATGGAGGATTTGGTAAATGAGTTGGAGGGTGCAGCAAATTCAAATGATGAAACTCAGTTACTTGAAATATTAGATAAATTTGATGAAAAGGTAAGCATGTTAGATAGTATGGGATTTGAAATGCTTAATTCCCTTGAATTTCAAGATTTAACTGAGCAAAAAATCAGAAAAATTATTAGTTATACAGAGGAGATTGGTGCAAAGTTTGGTGCAATTTTAGGTTATATAAAAGTTAAGCAGATGCATGGTGAAAAGTTAGAAGTCAGTCAAGAGGATGTTGATAAACTTTTAAGTGATTTTGGGTTGAATTGA
- a CDS encoding P-loop NTPase produces the protein MANIISIASGKGGVGKSFFSANLAMGMKNKGYKVLLVDGDLGGANLHNFVGLKTANVGIYNFLKEKQNIENIIIDTPAGIKFIGGASDILGMAHITNYEKLKIINTLKRLNYDFVIMDLGAGTSYNMIDFFNFSDKKIIIMNSEPTSIENSYGFIKIALYRMIEKSIKNNPLLEKIASRLRSRSKNYTKVSDIIEDIKSYDEKVVKVVEGIVDNYKVGMVLNMLKFKKELNVFFGFENVAKKYLNISMEKLGFLPYDLSIQESLKRLEPFYFMTDNSFIKERFDEIADNIIAKL, from the coding sequence ATGGCAAATATAATATCGATTGCCAGTGGTAAAGGTGGAGTTGGTAAGAGTTTTTTTTCTGCTAACTTAGCTATGGGGATGAAAAATAAAGGTTATAAAGTTTTGCTTGTGGATGGTGATTTGGGTGGAGCAAATTTACATAACTTTGTTGGCTTAAAAACAGCAAATGTTGGTATCTACAATTTTTTAAAAGAGAAACAAAATATAGAAAATATTATTATTGATACACCTGCAGGTATAAAATTTATTGGTGGTGCAAGCGATATTTTGGGGATGGCACATATCACAAACTATGAAAAGTTAAAAATTATAAATACATTGAAGAGATTAAACTATGATTTTGTCATTATGGATTTAGGTGCTGGCACAAGTTATAATATGATAGATTTTTTTAATTTTTCAGATAAAAAGATTATCATCATGAATAGTGAACCAACTTCAATTGAAAATTCCTATGGGTTCATTAAAATTGCTCTGTATAGAATGATTGAAAAGTCAATAAAAAACAATCCTCTTTTGGAGAAAATTGCGAGCAGGTTGAGGAGTAGAAGTAAAAATTACACAAAGGTCTCAGATATAATAGAAGATATAAAGAGTTATGATGAAAAAGTAGTAAAGGTTGTTGAAGGAATTGTCGATAATTATAAAGTAGGCATGGTTTTAAATATGTTGAAATTTAAAAAAGAGTTAAATGTATTTTTTGGTTTTGAAAATGTTGCGAAGAAATATTTGAATATTAGTATGGAAAAGCTTGGTTTTTTACCTTACGATTTAAGTATTCAGGAATCTTTAAAAAGGCTTGAACCATTTTATTTTATGACCGATAATAGTTTTATAAAAGAACGTTTTGATGAGATTGCTGATAATATAATTGCTAAATTATGA
- a CDS encoding DUF2062 domain-containing protein, protein MNKLQYRIKKLFEVNRTASIIALSSAIGVFIGFSPYLGLHTVLAIAIAYVFNLPIYPLILGAYITNPITFIFIYAFCYKVGLWLTDINTKISIDWNHLTWHDLFTNVKGMLIPFFVGTHVVGVIASIMAYCLVYFVLKKYRGW, encoded by the coding sequence ATAAATAAATTACAATATAGAATTAAGAAATTATTTGAAGTTAATAGAACTGCTTCAATAATAGCGTTATCTTCTGCAATAGGTGTTTTTATTGGATTCTCACCATATCTTGGTTTGCATACTGTTTTAGCTATTGCAATTGCATATGTTTTTAATTTACCAATTTACCCTTTAATTCTTGGTGCTTATATTACAAATCCCATAACTTTTATTTTTATATATGCATTTTGCTATAAAGTAGGCTTATGGTTAACCGATATAAATACAAAGATAAGCATAGATTGGAATCATTTGACATGGCATGATCTTTTTACTAATGTGAAAGGTATGTTAATCCCATTTTTTGTGGGAACACATGTAGTGGGGGTAATAGCTTCTATAATGGCTTATTGTTTAGTTTATTTTGTTTTGAAAAAATATAGAGGATGGTAA
- the lon gene encoding endopeptidase La codes for MENLEQDIKIPEELPLLPVRDIVIFPYMVLPLFVGRDSSIAAIDEALNSDRLIFLAAQKDAMIEAPTSDDIYITGCIAMILRMLKLPDGRVKILVQGLKRGKIEGYIQNEPYFKVKVSPIDEVQIEKDLNVEALIRYVKEQIGKAVNLGKPMLPDLLAIIDTLDDPGKLADIVVANIGLKIEEAQEVLEIVNPVERLKKVSDFLNREIAILEVQQKILNEAKGEIDKSQREYFLKEQLKAIKKELGEEDDFQKEIEEFEKKIKKAKMPKNVREEAKKQLDRLSKMHPDSAEATVIRTYLEWLVELPWSKSSKDNLDLTHAKKILDEDHYGLKEVKERILEFLAVRKLNPNMKSPILCFVGPPGVGKTSLGKSIARAMGRKFHRISLGGMRDEAEIRGHRRTYIGAMPGKIIQGIKNCGTNNPVFMLDEIDKIGMDFRGDPSSALLEVLDPEQNNSFVDHYLGVPFDLSKVLFITTANYLDPIPPALKDRMEIIYIPGYTEEDKVKIAEKYLIPRQIKENGLKESQIRFTKRAIEKIITGYTRESGLRNLERLIGKICRKAARQYAEKRKDKFLINENAVEKYLGPVRYLDEDELKNNEIGIVTGLAWTPFGGEILFVECTKYKGKGNLILTGQLGDVMKESARAALTHIRAIAPKYGIDESLFKQYDIHVHVPAGAIPKDGPSAGITIATAIYSVFKHVPVKKDVAMTGEITITGKVLPIGGLKEKLLAAKRHNIKKVLLPKKNEKDLIEIPKDIKKSLDLIFVEKFEDVVSHAIDE; via the coding sequence ATGGAGAATTTAGAACAAGATATAAAAATACCTGAAGAATTACCTCTTTTACCTGTAAGAGATATTGTGATTTTTCCATATATGGTTTTGCCTCTTTTTGTAGGGAGAGACTCAAGTATTGCAGCTATAGATGAAGCTTTAAATTCTGATAGATTAATATTTTTGGCCGCACAAAAAGATGCGATGATTGAAGCTCCAACTTCTGATGACATATATATAACTGGCTGTATTGCAATGATTTTAAGAATGTTAAAACTACCTGATGGTAGAGTTAAGATTTTGGTACAAGGGCTTAAAAGAGGAAAAATTGAAGGATACATTCAAAATGAACCTTATTTTAAGGTAAAAGTTAGCCCAATAGATGAAGTTCAGATTGAAAAAGATTTGAATGTCGAGGCTTTAATTAGGTATGTAAAAGAGCAAATTGGTAAAGCAGTAAATCTTGGTAAACCTATGTTGCCTGATTTGCTGGCTATAATCGATACACTTGATGATCCTGGCAAACTTGCTGATATTGTAGTGGCGAATATAGGTTTAAAAATTGAAGAAGCTCAGGAAGTGCTGGAGATTGTAAATCCTGTAGAACGCCTAAAAAAGGTATCAGATTTTTTAAATAGGGAAATAGCAATTTTAGAGGTTCAACAGAAAATTTTAAATGAAGCTAAGGGTGAAATTGATAAAAGTCAGCGCGAATATTTTTTAAAAGAGCAGTTAAAGGCTATTAAAAAAGAACTTGGTGAAGAGGATGATTTTCAAAAAGAGATAGAAGAATTTGAAAAGAAAATTAAAAAAGCCAAGATGCCAAAAAATGTTAGGGAAGAGGCTAAAAAGCAACTTGATAGATTATCTAAAATGCATCCTGACTCTGCAGAAGCTACAGTTATAAGGACTTATTTAGAGTGGTTGGTTGAACTACCATGGAGTAAAAGCAGCAAAGACAACCTTGATTTAACACATGCAAAAAAAATCCTTGATGAAGATCATTACGGTTTAAAAGAGGTCAAGGAAAGAATATTAGAGTTTTTGGCTGTGAGAAAACTGAATCCAAATATGAAAAGTCCAATTTTGTGTTTTGTTGGTCCTCCTGGTGTTGGAAAAACTTCGTTAGGGAAATCGATTGCCAGAGCTATGGGCAGAAAGTTTCATAGGATATCTTTAGGTGGAATGCGTGATGAAGCTGAAATTAGAGGCCATAGGAGAACTTATATTGGTGCTATGCCTGGAAAAATTATTCAAGGGATAAAAAATTGTGGTACTAATAACCCTGTATTTATGCTTGATGAAATAGATAAGATAGGGATGGATTTTAGAGGGGATCCTTCCTCTGCTCTTTTAGAGGTTCTTGACCCTGAGCAGAATAATAGCTTTGTTGATCATTATTTGGGTGTCCCTTTTGACTTATCTAAGGTGCTTTTTATTACAACAGCAAACTACCTTGACCCTATCCCTCCTGCTTTAAAAGATAGGATGGAAATTATATACATTCCAGGTTATACCGAAGAGGATAAGGTTAAAATAGCAGAAAAGTATTTAATCCCTAGACAGATCAAAGAGAATGGACTTAAAGAAAGCCAAATTAGATTTACCAAGAGAGCAATTGAAAAGATAATAACAGGGTACACCAGAGAATCAGGACTTAGAAATTTGGAGAGGTTAATAGGCAAAATTTGTAGAAAGGCCGCAAGGCAATATGCGGAAAAAAGAAAAGATAAATTTCTGATTAATGAAAATGCAGTTGAAAAATATCTTGGTCCTGTAAGATATCTAGATGAAGATGAATTGAAAAATAACGAAATAGGGATTGTGACTGGTTTAGCTTGGACTCCGTTTGGTGGAGAGATTTTGTTTGTTGAGTGTACAAAATATAAAGGTAAAGGGAATCTTATTTTAACAGGGCAACTTGGTGATGTGATGAAGGAATCCGCAAGAGCGGCTTTGACTCATATAAGAGCTATTGCTCCAAAGTATGGGATTGATGAAAGTTTGTTTAAACAATACGATATACATGTTCATGTGCCAGCAGGTGCAATACCAAAGGATGGACCCTCTGCAGGGATAACAATTGCTACAGCTATTTACTCTGTCTTTAAACACGTGCCTGTTAAAAAAGATGTTGCTATGACTGGTGAAATAACAATTACAGGTAAAGTTTTGCCTATAGGTGGTCTTAAAGAAAAGTTATTAGCAGCTAAAAGACATAATATAAAAAAAGTATTATTACCAAAGAAAAATGAAAAAGATTTAATAGAAATACCAAAAGATATTAAAAAATCCTTAGATTTAATTTTTGTGGAAAAATTTGAAGATGTTGTATCGCATGCAATAGATGAGTAA
- a CDS encoding Hsp20/alpha crystallin family protein — protein MSDLPGIKIIHGIINNELGDILKILENILNNRTVFESNYPLMDIAISKDKIKIYVDLPGVKLEDFKVYLYNNNLIIEGFKSENKIGQKVNFLRMERDFFPFRRVVQLPESIYDENITAILKNGVLEIIIDKK, from the coding sequence ATGTCTGATTTGCCAGGGATAAAGATTATTCATGGAATAATTAATAACGAGTTAGGTGATATTTTAAAGATATTAGAGAATATACTAAACAATCGCACTGTTTTTGAAAGTAATTATCCATTGATGGACATAGCAATTTCAAAGGATAAAATTAAAATATATGTTGATTTACCTGGTGTGAAATTAGAGGATTTTAAGGTTTATTTATATAACAACAATTTGATAATTGAAGGCTTTAAGTCTGAAAATAAAATTGGTCAAAAGGTTAATTTTTTGAGAATGGAGAGAGATTTTTTCCCTTTTAGGAGAGTAGTTCAATTGCCTGAAAGTATATATGATGAAAATATTACTGCTATTCTAAAAAATGGGGTTTTGGAGATTATTATTGACAAAAAGTAA
- the galU gene encoding UTP--glucose-1-phosphate uridylyltransferase GalU has product MKKVRKAVIPVAGFGTRMLPASKAIPKEMITLIDKPLIQYAVEEAINAGIETVIFVTSKHKKSIEDHFDRNFDLEEALKKGGKEKELEKIIELSNCCEIVSVRQKEQRGLGDAVYCAKNIVGDEPFAVILPDDVMLSKEPVIGQLIENYEKVGGSVIALQEVLPEDASKYGIVSVKDKVEDRLFLLDDMVEKPKKNPPSNYAIIGRYVLDSKVMTNIGETEPGALGEIQLTDAIKKEAFLGNVYGYLFKGERFDCGNVKGYLEAIINFALERDDLKDYLVEIIKNKFL; this is encoded by the coding sequence GTGAAAAAAGTAAGGAAAGCAGTTATACCTGTTGCTGGTTTTGGGACGAGAATGTTACCTGCGTCTAAAGCGATTCCTAAGGAGATGATTACACTCATTGATAAACCGTTGATTCAATATGCTGTTGAGGAAGCTATCAATGCAGGAATAGAAACTGTTATATTTGTAACATCGAAACATAAAAAATCGATTGAAGACCATTTTGATAGAAACTTTGATTTAGAAGAGGCTTTGAAAAAGGGTGGAAAAGAAAAGGAACTTGAAAAAATTATAGAGCTTTCAAATTGCTGTGAAATTGTTTCTGTCAGGCAGAAAGAACAGCGCGGTTTAGGGGACGCTGTTTATTGTGCTAAAAATATTGTTGGTGATGAGCCTTTTGCCGTTATTTTACCTGATGATGTTATGCTTAGTAAAGAGCCAGTTATTGGACAGCTAATTGAAAATTATGAAAAGGTAGGTGGAAGTGTCATAGCTCTTCAAGAAGTTTTGCCTGAAGATGCTTCAAAATATGGCATTGTATCTGTTAAGGATAAAGTAGAAGATAGATTGTTTTTATTGGATGATATGGTTGAGAAGCCTAAAAAGAACCCTCCATCAAATTATGCTATAATTGGCAGATACGTTTTAGACTCAAAAGTAATGACAAACATAGGTGAAACTGAGCCTGGTGCTCTTGGTGAGATACAGCTTACAGATGCTATTAAAAAAGAAGCATTTTTAGGCAATGTGTATGGCTATCTGTTTAAAGGAGAAAGGTTTGACTGTGGTAATGTAAAAGGTTATTTAGAGGCTATAATAAATTTTGCTTTAGAAAGGGATGACTTAAAAGATTATCTTGTTGAAATAATAAAAAATAAATTTTTATGA
- the amrB gene encoding AmmeMemoRadiSam system protein B, giving the protein MLRKAAVKGYFYPDKKEELIDFFEKNKTESKIDAFLAIVPHAGYIYSGKTAVKTLSSLNLKKKVLLIGPNHTGFGERVALYPDGEWETPFGFVRVDSELNRKLSLIPEIEEDIIAHVREHSLEVILPILHYFKKDITFSAITMMPLKYNQCVKLASDIYKQIKDEDLNIIISSDFNHYEDAETTDKKDLMAIEKILSLDTKGLYDTVFDNDISMCGIYPAIVGIEIAKRFGAKEGILIEHTHSGFVNGDFSQVVGYAGILIK; this is encoded by the coding sequence ATGCTTAGAAAAGCTGCAGTAAAAGGGTATTTTTATCCTGATAAAAAAGAAGAATTAATAGATTTTTTTGAAAAAAATAAAACAGAAAGTAAAATAGATGCTTTTTTAGCAATCGTTCCCCATGCTGGCTACATTTATTCAGGAAAAACTGCTGTTAAGACTTTATCAAGTTTGAATTTAAAAAAGAAAGTTTTATTGATTGGGCCAAATCATACTGGATTTGGAGAGAGAGTTGCATTATACCCCGATGGAGAATGGGAAACCCCTTTTGGTTTTGTGCGAGTTGATTCAGAATTAAACAGAAAGCTGAGCTTAATCCCTGAAATTGAGGAAGATATAATAGCACATGTAAGAGAGCATTCGTTGGAAGTTATATTACCCATTTTACACTATTTTAAAAAAGATATTACTTTTTCGGCTATTACAATGATGCCTCTTAAATATAATCAATGTGTTAAGCTTGCCAGTGATATTTATAAACAGATAAAAGATGAAGATTTAAATATTATTATTAGCTCAGATTTTAATCATTATGAGGACGCAGAGACAACAGATAAAAAGGATTTGATGGCAATTGAGAAGATTTTATCTCTTGATACGAAAGGGCTTTATGATACAGTTTTCGATAATGATATTAGTATGTGTGGTATTTATCCGGCTATAGTTGGGATTGAAATAGCAAAACGTTTTGGAGCAAAAGAAGGTATTTTAATAGAGCATACTCATAGCGGATTTGTAAATGGGGATTTTTCTCAAGTTGTGGGGTATGCTGGCATATTAATTAAATAA
- the mqnE gene encoding aminofutalosine synthase MqnE, with protein MVDLMLDDLIGLGKKANKIKESKWGKKVFFIKNIHLNYTNICVSKCKFCAFAKDEGDDDSYSMDIDDIIGYIAKNGIDANEIHIVGGLHPHHKFDFYVDVVKSIKEHFPEKVVKAFSAVEIDYFSKISDLSVQDVLKKLKSAGLDMMPGGGAEIFEPKVRNIICPEKISGDRWLEIVEIAHREGIKTNATLLYGHLESFEDIVRHLEKIRNLQDKTGGFIAFIPLSFHPENTFLSHLKPATGVDDLKVIALSRIMLDNVPHIKAYWVMLGEKTAQVALKFGADDLDGTIVREKITHSAGAKSKEGLTLDELVFMIKSANLIPVERDSFYNEIRVY; from the coding sequence ATGGTAGATTTGATGTTAGATGATTTGATAGGATTAGGTAAAAAAGCTAATAAAATAAAAGAGAGTAAATGGGGGAAGAAGGTATTTTTTATAAAGAATATCCACCTTAATTATACCAATATATGTGTTAGCAAATGTAAATTTTGTGCTTTTGCAAAAGATGAAGGGGATGATGATAGTTATTCCATGGATATAGATGATATAATCGGTTACATAGCTAAAAATGGTATAGATGCCAATGAGATTCATATAGTTGGTGGTTTGCATCCTCATCATAAATTTGACTTCTATGTTGATGTTGTAAAAAGTATTAAAGAACATTTTCCCGAAAAAGTTGTTAAGGCTTTTAGTGCTGTAGAGATTGATTATTTTTCCAAAATATCTGATTTATCGGTTCAAGACGTTTTAAAAAAGCTAAAATCTGCTGGCTTGGATATGATGCCTGGTGGAGGGGCTGAAATATTCGAACCTAAAGTAAGAAATATTATATGCCCTGAAAAAATAAGTGGTGATAGATGGCTTGAAATAGTTGAAATTGCCCATCGTGAAGGGATTAAAACCAATGCGACATTACTTTATGGCCATTTAGAAAGTTTTGAAGATATAGTAAGACACTTAGAAAAAATAAGGAATTTGCAGGATAAAACCGGTGGTTTTATAGCATTTATTCCATTGTCTTTTCATCCAGAAAATACTTTTTTAAGCCATTTAAAACCAGCTACAGGTGTTGATGACTTAAAAGTTATAGCTTTATCAAGGATTATGTTGGATAATGTTCCCCATATTAAGGCATATTGGGTAATGTTGGGAGAAAAAACAGCTCAGGTTGCTTTAAAATTTGGAGCTGATGATTTAGATGGGACAATCGTTAGAGAAAAAATAACTCATTCTGCAGGGGCAAAAAGTAAAGAAGGTTTGACTTTAGATGAATTGGTTTTTATGATTAAATCTGCGAACTTAATCCCGGTAGAAAGAGATTCCTTTTACAATGAAATCAGAGTTTATTAA
- a CDS encoding HD domain-containing phosphohydrolase yields the protein MSENKTRILIVDDEDYVRDSLKIILLAENYEVVDVDNGYRALELLNEKYFDFVITDIKMPEMDGITLLKKIKEKYPEIPVIVMTGFPSIDNAIAALKEGAFDYVTKPFKVEDLINKLHKAYETKKLRKQVVELNKLLHIHHLGLFFNKTLNHEEILEAMEKALFQDENINGYFLHIFTKAFKASKGVDKELLEYLEANYTFKTAAELFFNKDNISKTLNITGVDYDILLVPMYSENFIWGLFAIIKKGSNVFSDVDKQVYSILVNQFSIALRNSYTYEELAKGYFETINSLARAVDAKDHYTRGHSENVKNYSLMIVEEMGLAESFKEVMTYAGLLHDIGKIGVPTHIIVKPDRLTDEEFEEMKKHPLHGKEILEPIEFLGDVPDYVLYHHEKLDGSGYPYGLTDKEIPLGAKILQVADSFDAMTTDRSYRKRRTLTWAIEELDRCSGTQFDPDIVKAFKSALKKKGFKW from the coding sequence ATGAGTGAAAACAAGACAAGAATATTGATTGTTGATGACGAAGATTATGTCAGGGACAGTTTAAAGATTATTTTATTGGCTGAAAACTACGAAGTGGTAGATGTTGATAATGGGTATAGGGCTTTAGAACTATTAAATGAAAAGTATTTTGACTTTGTGATTACAGATATAAAAATGCCAGAAATGGATGGAATAACTTTGTTAAAAAAAATCAAGGAGAAATACCCTGAAATACCTGTTATTGTGATGACTGGGTTTCCAAGTATAGACAATGCTATTGCTGCTTTAAAAGAGGGTGCTTTTGATTACGTTACAAAACCTTTTAAAGTTGAGGATTTGATAAATAAACTTCATAAAGCATATGAGACCAAGAAGTTACGTAAACAAGTAGTAGAGCTTAATAAGTTGTTACATATTCATCACTTAGGTTTATTTTTTAATAAGACACTCAATCATGAAGAAATATTGGAAGCTATGGAAAAGGCCCTTTTTCAAGATGAAAATATTAACGGTTATTTTCTGCATATTTTTACTAAAGCATTCAAGGCTTCAAAAGGTGTAGATAAGGAGTTACTAGAGTATTTAGAAGCTAATTATACATTTAAAACGGCTGCGGAATTATTTTTCAACAAAGATAATATAAGTAAAACATTAAATATAACAGGTGTAGATTACGATATTTTATTAGTACCAATGTATTCTGAAAATTTTATATGGGGGCTTTTCGCTATAATTAAGAAAGGTTCGAATGTTTTTAGCGATGTTGATAAGCAGGTTTATTCAATTCTAGTTAATCAATTTTCTATTGCGCTTAGAAATTCTTATACTTATGAAGAGCTTGCTAAGGGTTATTTTGAAACTATAAACTCTTTAGCAAGAGCAGTTGATGCAAAAGACCACTATACACGTGGTCATTCAGAAAATGTGAAAAATTACTCTTTGATGATTGTGGAGGAAATGGGGCTTGCTGAAAGTTTTAAGGAAGTAATGACTTACGCTGGTCTTTTGCATGATATAGGTAAAATTGGAGTACCTACTCATATTATTGTAAAACCTGATAGATTGACAGATGAAGAGTTTGAAGAGATGAAGAAGCATCCTCTTCATGGAAAAGAGATCCTTGAGCCTATTGAATTTTTGGGGGATGTTCCTGATTATGTGTTATATCATCATGAAAAATTGGATGGTAGTGGCTACCCATATGGTTTGACAGATAAAGAGATACCTTTGGGAGCTAAAATACTTCAGGTTGCTGATTCTTTTGATGCAATGACAACCGATAGAAGTTATAGAAAAAGAAGAACTTTAACTTGGGCGATAGAAGAGTTGGATAGATGCAGTGGTACCCAGTTTGATCCAGACATAGTTAAAGCTTTTAAATCAGCATTAAAAAAGAAGGGGTTTAAATGGTAG
- the fliQ gene encoding flagellar biosynthesis protein FliQ, whose amino-acid sequence MTADFVIEITTKTLELTMIIAAPMLLFGLIVGLLISIFQAVTQIQEMTLTFIPKIVAVVVALIIFFPWILDKLVAFTFNLFQNIPIYIGKF is encoded by the coding sequence TTGACTGCAGATTTTGTAATTGAGATTACGACAAAAACATTGGAATTGACAATGATTATTGCTGCGCCAATGTTATTGTTTGGATTGATAGTGGGATTACTAATAAGTATTTTTCAAGCTGTTACTCAAATACAAGAAATGACTCTAACTTTTATCCCTAAAATAGTGGCAGTGGTTGTGGCGCTGATAATTTTTTTCCCTTGGATTTTAGATAAACTGGTTGCATTTACGTTTAATCTTTTTCAAAATATCCCAATTTATATAGGCAAATTTTAG